A single region of the Pectinophora gossypiella chromosome 2, ilPecGoss1.1, whole genome shotgun sequence genome encodes:
- the LOC126376839 gene encoding adenylate cyclase type 2-like isoform X1, which produces MDSRNLSRTTGSVVLQVGALEWLARYSMNSGRATSALSSLHEFRTQEAEQVGGKQWNWKYLRDQFDQKDLEGLYRKYDDKLRETLIYIYISLLILFSTIHIVLVIIGTYSEGMFQQIPWHSTYLSMIMYILRITIPTLFLWKGIYEPMKRKWFWIPIFVTFVITVDLVATDIVVAIYSSFEGMRLRPAYSTMSLLSVYIFLPMRNNYLAIVLGVLVSVLYVLVFAFFTYVEDSQMVGVVASDVVYLVGVNLMGVYFRLMNEIVTRRSFLDRRACVESTLRLKFVKDQEERLMLSILPEHIVSRVREDVRTIILGIQSRNISQNLKSFNHLYVEEHDNVSILYADVVNYTMISTTLSPMRMVELLNELFGRFDEASEEHDVLRIKFLGDCYYCVSGVPKPNLQHAKNCVDLGLEMIHIIKDVREKRSLNIDMRIGVHSGRILSGLIGIRKWQYDIWSKDVTIANKMESTGKAGKVHVTKQTLELLLDYAREYIIEPNFESQNNPFIIKHKLETYLLSRPQRPPIEYKPFRRASVGFNKIIKKSSRRSESRNSTNFRRTTTFMDENLVEYQQMLKAADAQMAKEIEDMTKGSDYYRNDSKFNAFTLMYNNCQQEKTFLLLPDPLFKYYMLCCLIIFILILLINALTTNWLKGFQWWSWTIFGILLIFLIALQPLTWFQFLWNKYRGIDEPRNEYWRKIYDISSKITKSAQIRTVVYILVSLGLAATSIVNVISCTEVEVKPASEVVLSNCVSSWHVTQCWGLALLLNFLFSRVFFIFKWIVAGGMTMFYLWVVWEIKSALFQEDTTWNVGLDPRISHTLSVVFITMTLYWIDRTTEYRNRLDHLWQMQLSEEQKEAETMLKVNNMLLENILPAHVVQIYLDLNRSIDELYYEKYDNVAVMFASLTDYKLGIEDDMDLSDKFFLSILDEVISDFDRLLLTGTSTYKVEKIKMAGWTYMAACGLDPNRRESFDSSSYTSTIPDRRQNTPYNRAIVLTMVEFAAAMMMQLQNFNRGSFQSFEGMNLRIGISNGEVAAGVVGSLKPLYDIWGHAVNMASRMDSTGDAGKIQVTENTAKILDDCGILTTYRGETFVKGAGYIRTYFVPLDEDFNLIKKDKCMIFYRTEDRNRYYNVKNEILLGEISSDIADTDVISEVTTYDARVLSIDCDSEEYDDDLKDMSTITPTDIDNDDDSYISTDPEVIETSL; this is translated from the exons ATG GATAGTCGCAACCTGTCCAGGACTACAGGGTCAGTGGTGCTACAAGTGGGGGCGCTAGAATGGCTGGCGAGGTACTCTATGAACTCCGGTCGTGCCACGAGTGCGTTGTCATCGCTACACGAGTTCCGGACCCAGGAGGCCGAACAAGTCGGCGGCAAACAATGGAACTGGAAGTATTTGAGA GATCAATTCGACCAGAAAGATCTGGAAGGTTTATATAGAAAATATGACGACAAACTGAGGGAAACACTCATATATATTTACATATCATTGTTAATATTGTTCTCAACGATTCACATTGTCCTAGTTATCATAGGCACCTACTCAGAG GGCATGTTCCAGCAAATACCGTGGCATTCAACGTATCTGTCTATGATCATGTACATTTTGAGGATCACCATACCTACGCTGTTCCTATGGAAGGGCATTTACGAACCTATGAAGAGAAAGTGGTTTTGGATACCAATATTCGTCACTTTTGTCATTACTGTGGATCTGGTGGCAACTG ACATAGTGGTAGCAATATACAGTTCGTTCGAGGGTATGCGCCTCCGGCCAGCATACTCCACGATGTCTCTGCTCTCCGTGTATATCTTCTTACCGATGAGAAACAATTACCTGGCCATCGTTCTGGGTGTGCTGGTCAGTGTGTTGTATGTCCTCGTCTTCGCATTCTTCACTTATGTTGAGGATTCGCAGATGGTTGGTGTG GTAGCCTCCGATGTAGTATATCTGGTTGGAGTCAACCTTATGGGCGTCTACTTCAGACTGATGAACGAAATTGTGACGAGAAGATCCTTCCTAGATCGAAGAGCGTGTGTTGAAAGCACTTTACGATTGAAATTCGTGAAAGATCAAGAG GAACGTCTTATGTTGAGCATCCTGCCTGAACACATTGTATCCAGAGTCCGAGAAGACGTTAGAACTATTATCCTGGGCATACAATCCCGCAACATAAGTCAGAATTTAAAGTCATTcaa CCATCTGTACGTGGAGGAGCACGACAACGTGAGCATCCTGTACGCGGACGTGGTCAACTACACCATGATATCTACAACCCTCTCGCCAATGAGGATGGTGGAACTGTTGAACGAACTCTTCGGCAGATTCGATGAGGCCTCTGAG GAACACGACGTGCTGCGTATAAAGTTCTTGGGTGACTGTTACTATTGTGTAAGCGGTGTCCCCAAACCAAACCTTCAGCATGCAAAGAACTGTGTAGACCTGGGCCTAGAGATGATCCACATAATAAAAGACGTTAG GGAAAAGCGTTCGCTGAACATCGACATGAGGATCGGAGTTCATTCTGGAAGAATACTGAGTGGACTCATTGGCATCAGGAAGTGGCAGTACGACATCTGGTCCAAAGACGTCACCATTGCAAACAAAATGGAGTCCACTGGTAAAGCGGG AAAAGTGCACGTAACGAAACAAACACTGGAACTATTATTGGACTACGCCAGAGAATATATAATAGAGCCGAACTTTGAATCTCAAAACAATCCTTTCATTATTAAACACAAGTTGGAAACATACTTACTTTCCCGACCACAAAGG cCACCAATCGAATATAAACCATTTCGAAGAGCCTCAGTGGGCTTCAACaaaataatcaagaaaagcTCTAGA CGATCGGAAAGTAGAAATTCAACGAATTTCCGAAGAACAACCACATTTATGGACGAAAATCTGGTGGAATACCAGCAAATGCTGAAAGCAGCTGACGCTCAGATGGCAAAAGAAATCGAAGATATGACTAAAGGAAG cGACTATTACCGAAACGATTCTAAATTCAACGCCTTTACACTGATGTATAACAATTGTCAACAGGAGAAAACGTTTCTGCTTTTGCCAGATCCACTATTTAAGTATTACATGTTATGTTGCCTCATCATCTTCATACTGATCTTATTGATCAATGCTTTGACTACAAACTG GCTCAAGGGCTTCCAGTGGTGGAGCTGGACCATTTTTGGAATTCTTCTCATATTCCTGATTGCCTTGCAACCACTGACCTGGTTCCAATTTCTCTGGAACAAGTACCGCGGCATTGATGAGCCGAGAAATGAGTACTGGCGCAAGATATACGACATATCTTCCAAAATAACAAAATCGGCTCAAATAAGGACAGTGGTATATATACTAGTGAGTCTGGGATTAGCCGCTACATCAATTGTAAATGTGATATCATGTACTGAAGTAGAAGTAAAACCGGCTTCTGAAGTCGTTCTGTCGAACTGCGTTTCTTCGTGG CATGTAACGCAATGTTGGGGATTAGCATTGTTGCTGAACTTTCTCTTCAGCAGAGTTTTCTTTATCTTCAAATGGATCGTAGCTGGGGGAATGACTATGTTCTACCTTTGGGTTGTCTGGGAGATTAAATCCGCTCTTTTCCAAGAAGACACGACTTGGAATGTGGGGTTAGATCCACGGATTTCACACACACTGTCAGTGGTATTCATCACCATGACATTGTACTGGATTGATAGAACAACAGAGTATAGAAATCGATTGGATCACCTGTGGCAAATGCAATTGAGTGAAGAACAAAAAGAAGCAGAAACTAtgctaaaagtaaataatatgctTTTGGAGAATATACTGCCAGCTCATGTTG TCCAAATATACTTAGATTTAAATAGATCTATAGACGAGTTGTACTATGAGAAGTATGATAACGTAGCGGTTATGTTTGCTTCACTGACTGATTACAAACTGGGCATAGAAGATGATATGGACCTCAGCGACAAATTCTTCTTGAGTATATTAGATGAAGTCATCTCGGACTTTGATAGG CTCCTTCTGACAGGAACATCGACATACAAAGTGGAAAAGATCAAAATGGCAGGATGGACGTACATGGCTGCATGTGGGCTAGACCCGAACAGGCGGGAGTCCTTCGACTCTAGCTCCTACACTAGCACAATTCCCGATAGAAGACAGAACACTCCTTACAACAGGGCAATAGTTCTCACGATGGTGGAATTTGCCGCAGCTATGATGATGCAGCTGCAAAATTTCAATCGTGGATCCTTTCAGAGCTTTGAGGGGATGAACTTGAGAATTG GTATTTCCAACGGTGAGGTGGCAGCTGGAGTGGTGGGGTCGTTGAAACCGTTATATGATATATGGGGCCATGCTGTCAATATGGCGTCCAGGATGGACTCCACTGGAGACGCTGGTAAAATTCAA GTCACAGAGAACACAGCAAAAATACTCGATGACTGCGGCATCCTCACGACCTACAGAGGAGAAACATTCGTTAAAGGCGCCGGATACATTCGAACATACTTCGTACCACTCGATGAAGATTTTAACTTGattaaaaaagataaatgtATGATCTTCTACAGAACGGAAGACAGAAATCGTTACTACAATGTTAAGAATGAAATACTATTAGGTGAAATTTCATCGGATATAGCAGACACTGATGTTATATCTGAAGTTACCACATACGATGCTAGAGTTCTATCCATAGATTGTGATTCGGAAGAATACGATGACGACCTTAAAGATATGAGCACAATAACACCAACTGACATAGACAATGACGATGATAGTTATATATCAACAGACCCTGAAGTTATAGAAACTTCATTATGA
- the LOC126376839 gene encoding adenylate cyclase type 2-like isoform X2, giving the protein MDSRNLSRTTGSVVLQVGALEWLARYSMNSGRATSALSSLHEFRTQEAEQVGGKQWNWKYLRDQFDQKDLEGLYRKYDDKLRETLIYIYISLLILFSTIHIVLVIIGTYSEQIPWHSTYLSMIMYILRITIPTLFLWKGIYEPMKRKWFWIPIFVTFVITVDLVATDIVVAIYSSFEGMRLRPAYSTMSLLSVYIFLPMRNNYLAIVLGVLVSVLYVLVFAFFTYVEDSQMVGVVASDVVYLVGVNLMGVYFRLMNEIVTRRSFLDRRACVESTLRLKFVKDQEERLMLSILPEHIVSRVREDVRTIILGIQSRNISQNLKSFNHLYVEEHDNVSILYADVVNYTMISTTLSPMRMVELLNELFGRFDEASEEHDVLRIKFLGDCYYCVSGVPKPNLQHAKNCVDLGLEMIHIIKDVREKRSLNIDMRIGVHSGRILSGLIGIRKWQYDIWSKDVTIANKMESTGKAGKVHVTKQTLELLLDYAREYIIEPNFESQNNPFIIKHKLETYLLSRPQRPPIEYKPFRRASVGFNKIIKKSSRRSESRNSTNFRRTTTFMDENLVEYQQMLKAADAQMAKEIEDMTKGSDYYRNDSKFNAFTLMYNNCQQEKTFLLLPDPLFKYYMLCCLIIFILILLINALTTNWLKGFQWWSWTIFGILLIFLIALQPLTWFQFLWNKYRGIDEPRNEYWRKIYDISSKITKSAQIRTVVYILVSLGLAATSIVNVISCTEVEVKPASEVVLSNCVSSWHVTQCWGLALLLNFLFSRVFFIFKWIVAGGMTMFYLWVVWEIKSALFQEDTTWNVGLDPRISHTLSVVFITMTLYWIDRTTEYRNRLDHLWQMQLSEEQKEAETMLKVNNMLLENILPAHVVQIYLDLNRSIDELYYEKYDNVAVMFASLTDYKLGIEDDMDLSDKFFLSILDEVISDFDRLLLTGTSTYKVEKIKMAGWTYMAACGLDPNRRESFDSSSYTSTIPDRRQNTPYNRAIVLTMVEFAAAMMMQLQNFNRGSFQSFEGMNLRIGISNGEVAAGVVGSLKPLYDIWGHAVNMASRMDSTGDAGKIQVTENTAKILDDCGILTTYRGETFVKGAGYIRTYFVPLDEDFNLIKKDKCMIFYRTEDRNRYYNVKNEILLGEISSDIADTDVISEVTTYDARVLSIDCDSEEYDDDLKDMSTITPTDIDNDDDSYISTDPEVIETSL; this is encoded by the exons ATG GATAGTCGCAACCTGTCCAGGACTACAGGGTCAGTGGTGCTACAAGTGGGGGCGCTAGAATGGCTGGCGAGGTACTCTATGAACTCCGGTCGTGCCACGAGTGCGTTGTCATCGCTACACGAGTTCCGGACCCAGGAGGCCGAACAAGTCGGCGGCAAACAATGGAACTGGAAGTATTTGAGA GATCAATTCGACCAGAAAGATCTGGAAGGTTTATATAGAAAATATGACGACAAACTGAGGGAAACACTCATATATATTTACATATCATTGTTAATATTGTTCTCAACGATTCACATTGTCCTAGTTATCATAGGCACCTACTCAGAG CAAATACCGTGGCATTCAACGTATCTGTCTATGATCATGTACATTTTGAGGATCACCATACCTACGCTGTTCCTATGGAAGGGCATTTACGAACCTATGAAGAGAAAGTGGTTTTGGATACCAATATTCGTCACTTTTGTCATTACTGTGGATCTGGTGGCAACTG ACATAGTGGTAGCAATATACAGTTCGTTCGAGGGTATGCGCCTCCGGCCAGCATACTCCACGATGTCTCTGCTCTCCGTGTATATCTTCTTACCGATGAGAAACAATTACCTGGCCATCGTTCTGGGTGTGCTGGTCAGTGTGTTGTATGTCCTCGTCTTCGCATTCTTCACTTATGTTGAGGATTCGCAGATGGTTGGTGTG GTAGCCTCCGATGTAGTATATCTGGTTGGAGTCAACCTTATGGGCGTCTACTTCAGACTGATGAACGAAATTGTGACGAGAAGATCCTTCCTAGATCGAAGAGCGTGTGTTGAAAGCACTTTACGATTGAAATTCGTGAAAGATCAAGAG GAACGTCTTATGTTGAGCATCCTGCCTGAACACATTGTATCCAGAGTCCGAGAAGACGTTAGAACTATTATCCTGGGCATACAATCCCGCAACATAAGTCAGAATTTAAAGTCATTcaa CCATCTGTACGTGGAGGAGCACGACAACGTGAGCATCCTGTACGCGGACGTGGTCAACTACACCATGATATCTACAACCCTCTCGCCAATGAGGATGGTGGAACTGTTGAACGAACTCTTCGGCAGATTCGATGAGGCCTCTGAG GAACACGACGTGCTGCGTATAAAGTTCTTGGGTGACTGTTACTATTGTGTAAGCGGTGTCCCCAAACCAAACCTTCAGCATGCAAAGAACTGTGTAGACCTGGGCCTAGAGATGATCCACATAATAAAAGACGTTAG GGAAAAGCGTTCGCTGAACATCGACATGAGGATCGGAGTTCATTCTGGAAGAATACTGAGTGGACTCATTGGCATCAGGAAGTGGCAGTACGACATCTGGTCCAAAGACGTCACCATTGCAAACAAAATGGAGTCCACTGGTAAAGCGGG AAAAGTGCACGTAACGAAACAAACACTGGAACTATTATTGGACTACGCCAGAGAATATATAATAGAGCCGAACTTTGAATCTCAAAACAATCCTTTCATTATTAAACACAAGTTGGAAACATACTTACTTTCCCGACCACAAAGG cCACCAATCGAATATAAACCATTTCGAAGAGCCTCAGTGGGCTTCAACaaaataatcaagaaaagcTCTAGA CGATCGGAAAGTAGAAATTCAACGAATTTCCGAAGAACAACCACATTTATGGACGAAAATCTGGTGGAATACCAGCAAATGCTGAAAGCAGCTGACGCTCAGATGGCAAAAGAAATCGAAGATATGACTAAAGGAAG cGACTATTACCGAAACGATTCTAAATTCAACGCCTTTACACTGATGTATAACAATTGTCAACAGGAGAAAACGTTTCTGCTTTTGCCAGATCCACTATTTAAGTATTACATGTTATGTTGCCTCATCATCTTCATACTGATCTTATTGATCAATGCTTTGACTACAAACTG GCTCAAGGGCTTCCAGTGGTGGAGCTGGACCATTTTTGGAATTCTTCTCATATTCCTGATTGCCTTGCAACCACTGACCTGGTTCCAATTTCTCTGGAACAAGTACCGCGGCATTGATGAGCCGAGAAATGAGTACTGGCGCAAGATATACGACATATCTTCCAAAATAACAAAATCGGCTCAAATAAGGACAGTGGTATATATACTAGTGAGTCTGGGATTAGCCGCTACATCAATTGTAAATGTGATATCATGTACTGAAGTAGAAGTAAAACCGGCTTCTGAAGTCGTTCTGTCGAACTGCGTTTCTTCGTGG CATGTAACGCAATGTTGGGGATTAGCATTGTTGCTGAACTTTCTCTTCAGCAGAGTTTTCTTTATCTTCAAATGGATCGTAGCTGGGGGAATGACTATGTTCTACCTTTGGGTTGTCTGGGAGATTAAATCCGCTCTTTTCCAAGAAGACACGACTTGGAATGTGGGGTTAGATCCACGGATTTCACACACACTGTCAGTGGTATTCATCACCATGACATTGTACTGGATTGATAGAACAACAGAGTATAGAAATCGATTGGATCACCTGTGGCAAATGCAATTGAGTGAAGAACAAAAAGAAGCAGAAACTAtgctaaaagtaaataatatgctTTTGGAGAATATACTGCCAGCTCATGTTG TCCAAATATACTTAGATTTAAATAGATCTATAGACGAGTTGTACTATGAGAAGTATGATAACGTAGCGGTTATGTTTGCTTCACTGACTGATTACAAACTGGGCATAGAAGATGATATGGACCTCAGCGACAAATTCTTCTTGAGTATATTAGATGAAGTCATCTCGGACTTTGATAGG CTCCTTCTGACAGGAACATCGACATACAAAGTGGAAAAGATCAAAATGGCAGGATGGACGTACATGGCTGCATGTGGGCTAGACCCGAACAGGCGGGAGTCCTTCGACTCTAGCTCCTACACTAGCACAATTCCCGATAGAAGACAGAACACTCCTTACAACAGGGCAATAGTTCTCACGATGGTGGAATTTGCCGCAGCTATGATGATGCAGCTGCAAAATTTCAATCGTGGATCCTTTCAGAGCTTTGAGGGGATGAACTTGAGAATTG GTATTTCCAACGGTGAGGTGGCAGCTGGAGTGGTGGGGTCGTTGAAACCGTTATATGATATATGGGGCCATGCTGTCAATATGGCGTCCAGGATGGACTCCACTGGAGACGCTGGTAAAATTCAA GTCACAGAGAACACAGCAAAAATACTCGATGACTGCGGCATCCTCACGACCTACAGAGGAGAAACATTCGTTAAAGGCGCCGGATACATTCGAACATACTTCGTACCACTCGATGAAGATTTTAACTTGattaaaaaagataaatgtATGATCTTCTACAGAACGGAAGACAGAAATCGTTACTACAATGTTAAGAATGAAATACTATTAGGTGAAATTTCATCGGATATAGCAGACACTGATGTTATATCTGAAGTTACCACATACGATGCTAGAGTTCTATCCATAGATTGTGATTCGGAAGAATACGATGACGACCTTAAAGATATGAGCACAATAACACCAACTGACATAGACAATGACGATGATAGTTATATATCAACAGACCCTGAAGTTATAGAAACTTCATTATGA
- the LOC126376839 gene encoding adenylate cyclase type 2-like isoform X3 codes for MNSGRATSALSSLHEFRTQEAEQVGGKQWNWKYLRDQFDQKDLEGLYRKYDDKLRETLIYIYISLLILFSTIHIVLVIIGTYSEGMFQQIPWHSTYLSMIMYILRITIPTLFLWKGIYEPMKRKWFWIPIFVTFVITVDLVATDIVVAIYSSFEGMRLRPAYSTMSLLSVYIFLPMRNNYLAIVLGVLVSVLYVLVFAFFTYVEDSQMVGVVASDVVYLVGVNLMGVYFRLMNEIVTRRSFLDRRACVESTLRLKFVKDQEERLMLSILPEHIVSRVREDVRTIILGIQSRNISQNLKSFNHLYVEEHDNVSILYADVVNYTMISTTLSPMRMVELLNELFGRFDEASEEHDVLRIKFLGDCYYCVSGVPKPNLQHAKNCVDLGLEMIHIIKDVREKRSLNIDMRIGVHSGRILSGLIGIRKWQYDIWSKDVTIANKMESTGKAGKVHVTKQTLELLLDYAREYIIEPNFESQNNPFIIKHKLETYLLSRPQRPPIEYKPFRRASVGFNKIIKKSSRRSESRNSTNFRRTTTFMDENLVEYQQMLKAADAQMAKEIEDMTKGSDYYRNDSKFNAFTLMYNNCQQEKTFLLLPDPLFKYYMLCCLIIFILILLINALTTNWLKGFQWWSWTIFGILLIFLIALQPLTWFQFLWNKYRGIDEPRNEYWRKIYDISSKITKSAQIRTVVYILVSLGLAATSIVNVISCTEVEVKPASEVVLSNCVSSWHVTQCWGLALLLNFLFSRVFFIFKWIVAGGMTMFYLWVVWEIKSALFQEDTTWNVGLDPRISHTLSVVFITMTLYWIDRTTEYRNRLDHLWQMQLSEEQKEAETMLKVNNMLLENILPAHVVQIYLDLNRSIDELYYEKYDNVAVMFASLTDYKLGIEDDMDLSDKFFLSILDEVISDFDRLLLTGTSTYKVEKIKMAGWTYMAACGLDPNRRESFDSSSYTSTIPDRRQNTPYNRAIVLTMVEFAAAMMMQLQNFNRGSFQSFEGMNLRIGISNGEVAAGVVGSLKPLYDIWGHAVNMASRMDSTGDAGKIQVTENTAKILDDCGILTTYRGETFVKGAGYIRTYFVPLDEDFNLIKKDKCMIFYRTEDRNRYYNVKNEILLGEISSDIADTDVISEVTTYDARVLSIDCDSEEYDDDLKDMSTITPTDIDNDDDSYISTDPEVIETSL; via the exons ATGAACTCCGGTCGTGCCACGAGTGCGTTGTCATCGCTACACGAGTTCCGGACCCAGGAGGCCGAACAAGTCGGCGGCAAACAATGGAACTGGAAGTATTTGAGA GATCAATTCGACCAGAAAGATCTGGAAGGTTTATATAGAAAATATGACGACAAACTGAGGGAAACACTCATATATATTTACATATCATTGTTAATATTGTTCTCAACGATTCACATTGTCCTAGTTATCATAGGCACCTACTCAGAG GGCATGTTCCAGCAAATACCGTGGCATTCAACGTATCTGTCTATGATCATGTACATTTTGAGGATCACCATACCTACGCTGTTCCTATGGAAGGGCATTTACGAACCTATGAAGAGAAAGTGGTTTTGGATACCAATATTCGTCACTTTTGTCATTACTGTGGATCTGGTGGCAACTG ACATAGTGGTAGCAATATACAGTTCGTTCGAGGGTATGCGCCTCCGGCCAGCATACTCCACGATGTCTCTGCTCTCCGTGTATATCTTCTTACCGATGAGAAACAATTACCTGGCCATCGTTCTGGGTGTGCTGGTCAGTGTGTTGTATGTCCTCGTCTTCGCATTCTTCACTTATGTTGAGGATTCGCAGATGGTTGGTGTG GTAGCCTCCGATGTAGTATATCTGGTTGGAGTCAACCTTATGGGCGTCTACTTCAGACTGATGAACGAAATTGTGACGAGAAGATCCTTCCTAGATCGAAGAGCGTGTGTTGAAAGCACTTTACGATTGAAATTCGTGAAAGATCAAGAG GAACGTCTTATGTTGAGCATCCTGCCTGAACACATTGTATCCAGAGTCCGAGAAGACGTTAGAACTATTATCCTGGGCATACAATCCCGCAACATAAGTCAGAATTTAAAGTCATTcaa CCATCTGTACGTGGAGGAGCACGACAACGTGAGCATCCTGTACGCGGACGTGGTCAACTACACCATGATATCTACAACCCTCTCGCCAATGAGGATGGTGGAACTGTTGAACGAACTCTTCGGCAGATTCGATGAGGCCTCTGAG GAACACGACGTGCTGCGTATAAAGTTCTTGGGTGACTGTTACTATTGTGTAAGCGGTGTCCCCAAACCAAACCTTCAGCATGCAAAGAACTGTGTAGACCTGGGCCTAGAGATGATCCACATAATAAAAGACGTTAG GGAAAAGCGTTCGCTGAACATCGACATGAGGATCGGAGTTCATTCTGGAAGAATACTGAGTGGACTCATTGGCATCAGGAAGTGGCAGTACGACATCTGGTCCAAAGACGTCACCATTGCAAACAAAATGGAGTCCACTGGTAAAGCGGG AAAAGTGCACGTAACGAAACAAACACTGGAACTATTATTGGACTACGCCAGAGAATATATAATAGAGCCGAACTTTGAATCTCAAAACAATCCTTTCATTATTAAACACAAGTTGGAAACATACTTACTTTCCCGACCACAAAGG cCACCAATCGAATATAAACCATTTCGAAGAGCCTCAGTGGGCTTCAACaaaataatcaagaaaagcTCTAGA CGATCGGAAAGTAGAAATTCAACGAATTTCCGAAGAACAACCACATTTATGGACGAAAATCTGGTGGAATACCAGCAAATGCTGAAAGCAGCTGACGCTCAGATGGCAAAAGAAATCGAAGATATGACTAAAGGAAG cGACTATTACCGAAACGATTCTAAATTCAACGCCTTTACACTGATGTATAACAATTGTCAACAGGAGAAAACGTTTCTGCTTTTGCCAGATCCACTATTTAAGTATTACATGTTATGTTGCCTCATCATCTTCATACTGATCTTATTGATCAATGCTTTGACTACAAACTG GCTCAAGGGCTTCCAGTGGTGGAGCTGGACCATTTTTGGAATTCTTCTCATATTCCTGATTGCCTTGCAACCACTGACCTGGTTCCAATTTCTCTGGAACAAGTACCGCGGCATTGATGAGCCGAGAAATGAGTACTGGCGCAAGATATACGACATATCTTCCAAAATAACAAAATCGGCTCAAATAAGGACAGTGGTATATATACTAGTGAGTCTGGGATTAGCCGCTACATCAATTGTAAATGTGATATCATGTACTGAAGTAGAAGTAAAACCGGCTTCTGAAGTCGTTCTGTCGAACTGCGTTTCTTCGTGG CATGTAACGCAATGTTGGGGATTAGCATTGTTGCTGAACTTTCTCTTCAGCAGAGTTTTCTTTATCTTCAAATGGATCGTAGCTGGGGGAATGACTATGTTCTACCTTTGGGTTGTCTGGGAGATTAAATCCGCTCTTTTCCAAGAAGACACGACTTGGAATGTGGGGTTAGATCCACGGATTTCACACACACTGTCAGTGGTATTCATCACCATGACATTGTACTGGATTGATAGAACAACAGAGTATAGAAATCGATTGGATCACCTGTGGCAAATGCAATTGAGTGAAGAACAAAAAGAAGCAGAAACTAtgctaaaagtaaataatatgctTTTGGAGAATATACTGCCAGCTCATGTTG TCCAAATATACTTAGATTTAAATAGATCTATAGACGAGTTGTACTATGAGAAGTATGATAACGTAGCGGTTATGTTTGCTTCACTGACTGATTACAAACTGGGCATAGAAGATGATATGGACCTCAGCGACAAATTCTTCTTGAGTATATTAGATGAAGTCATCTCGGACTTTGATAGG CTCCTTCTGACAGGAACATCGACATACAAAGTGGAAAAGATCAAAATGGCAGGATGGACGTACATGGCTGCATGTGGGCTAGACCCGAACAGGCGGGAGTCCTTCGACTCTAGCTCCTACACTAGCACAATTCCCGATAGAAGACAGAACACTCCTTACAACAGGGCAATAGTTCTCACGATGGTGGAATTTGCCGCAGCTATGATGATGCAGCTGCAAAATTTCAATCGTGGATCCTTTCAGAGCTTTGAGGGGATGAACTTGAGAATTG GTATTTCCAACGGTGAGGTGGCAGCTGGAGTGGTGGGGTCGTTGAAACCGTTATATGATATATGGGGCCATGCTGTCAATATGGCGTCCAGGATGGACTCCACTGGAGACGCTGGTAAAATTCAA GTCACAGAGAACACAGCAAAAATACTCGATGACTGCGGCATCCTCACGACCTACAGAGGAGAAACATTCGTTAAAGGCGCCGGATACATTCGAACATACTTCGTACCACTCGATGAAGATTTTAACTTGattaaaaaagataaatgtATGATCTTCTACAGAACGGAAGACAGAAATCGTTACTACAATGTTAAGAATGAAATACTATTAGGTGAAATTTCATCGGATATAGCAGACACTGATGTTATATCTGAAGTTACCACATACGATGCTAGAGTTCTATCCATAGATTGTGATTCGGAAGAATACGATGACGACCTTAAAGATATGAGCACAATAACACCAACTGACATAGACAATGACGATGATAGTTATATATCAACAGACCCTGAAGTTATAGAAACTTCATTATGA